One part of the Corynebacterium aurimucosum ATCC 700975 genome encodes these proteins:
- a CDS encoding MFS transporter: MIAVVSAFGAWSVLLPVVPLAVLDSGGSATLAGATTGVFMLATVLTQMATPMLLRIFGYRPIMAASALLLGLPALGHMLGDAAPIALGFSALRGIGFGALTVAENALIAEITPRRLLGKATGIFGLFIGAAQMAFLPLGLAVASAFNYNTVYLLAAGLGLLGFFTCILVPQIKAAPVGLPDPTDTTPRAPMWKLVLVPALALTSFSVSYGVASNFISPAVRELDPERGAVLGGLMLSVIGGSAMIARYVAGVVADRVGQPGTLMIPAQAFSVFGVGLIAAVLWQEWSVWLLVFGTVIYGAGFGIVQNEALLSMFDRLPRERLSEGSAVWNIFYDGGTGLGSTVLGAVVAMSGYDGAFASGAAIIAVGLLMSTADRALGKTRVSELNDIQTRLRMIRRPRRPGKEAR, from the coding sequence ATGATCGCGGTGGTTTCCGCCTTCGGTGCCTGGTCGGTCCTGCTTCCAGTGGTGCCCCTGGCCGTGCTGGACTCCGGTGGCTCCGCCACGTTGGCTGGCGCCACCACCGGCGTGTTCATGCTGGCCACAGTACTTACCCAGATGGCAACTCCGATGTTGCTGCGCATCTTTGGCTATCGCCCGATTATGGCGGCCTCGGCGCTGTTGCTGGGGCTGCCGGCGTTGGGCCACATGCTGGGCGACGCCGCCCCGATCGCCCTGGGCTTCTCCGCCCTGCGCGGCATCGGCTTCGGTGCGCTCACGGTGGCGGAGAACGCGCTCATCGCGGAAATCACGCCACGGCGCCTTCTGGGCAAGGCCACCGGAATCTTCGGGTTGTTCATCGGTGCGGCCCAGATGGCTTTCTTGCCTTTGGGCCTCGCGGTGGCATCAGCGTTTAATTACAACACGGTGTATCTTCTGGCCGCTGGCCTTGGCCTGTTGGGATTCTTCACGTGCATTCTGGTACCCCAAATCAAGGCAGCTCCAGTGGGCTTGCCGGACCCCACGGACACCACTCCGCGGGCACCAATGTGGAAGCTCGTGCTCGTCCCCGCGCTGGCCCTGACCAGTTTCTCCGTGAGCTACGGCGTGGCCTCCAACTTCATTTCCCCGGCGGTGCGCGAGCTGGACCCTGAGCGCGGCGCTGTCTTGGGCGGTCTCATGCTGTCGGTGATCGGTGGCTCGGCCATGATCGCTCGCTATGTGGCCGGTGTGGTGGCGGACCGAGTGGGCCAGCCAGGCACGCTGATGATTCCCGCCCAGGCTTTCTCAGTCTTTGGTGTGGGTCTCATCGCTGCCGTGCTGTGGCAAGAATGGTCGGTATGGCTGCTCGTCTTCGGCACTGTCATCTATGGTGCGGGTTTCGGCATCGTGCAAAACGAGGCCTTGTTGTCGATGTTCGACCGTCTCCCGCGCGAGCGTCTCTCGGAGGGCTCTGCGGTCTGGAATATCTTCTATGACGGTGGAACCGGCCTTGGTTCGACGGTTCTCGGCGCCGTCGTGGCTATGTCTGGATATGATGGCGCCTTCGCCTCCGGCGCTGCCATCATCGCGGTGGGCCTGCTCATGTCCACGGCTGACCGCGCCTTGGGCAAGACCCGTGTGAGCGAGCTGAATGACATTCAGACTCGCCTGCGCATGATTAGAAGGCCGAGGAGGCCTGGAAAGGAAGCACGATGA
- the hisB gene encoding imidazoleglycerol-phosphate dehydratase HisB, whose product MSAGDAVRHNHGDRIGRAERVTGETKISVEINLDGTGQADISTGLPFFDHMLNAVCTHGSFDLRVHAEGDIDIDAHHTVEDTAIVLGRAFLEALGDKSGIRRFGSQLLPMDEALVEAVVDISGRPYFVMNGEPENMEWQIIGGHYATVINRHFFETFATHSATTLHVNVRYGRDPHHITEAEYKAVARALRQATERDPRVNGVPSTKGAL is encoded by the coding sequence ATGAGTGCTGGCGACGCCGTACGTCACAACCATGGCGACCGCATTGGCCGCGCAGAGCGCGTCACCGGGGAGACAAAGATCTCTGTAGAAATAAACCTCGATGGCACCGGCCAGGCGGATATTTCGACGGGGCTGCCGTTCTTTGATCACATGCTCAACGCTGTGTGCACCCACGGCTCCTTCGATCTTCGCGTTCACGCTGAGGGCGATATTGACATCGATGCTCACCACACGGTCGAAGACACCGCTATCGTGCTGGGCCGCGCCTTTCTGGAAGCGCTGGGGGATAAGTCCGGAATCCGCCGCTTCGGGTCCCAGCTTCTGCCCATGGATGAGGCGCTGGTGGAGGCCGTCGTCGATATCTCAGGGCGCCCCTACTTCGTGATGAACGGCGAGCCGGAGAACATGGAGTGGCAGATTATCGGTGGCCATTACGCCACGGTTATCAACCGACACTTCTTCGAAACCTTTGCCACGCACTCGGCGACGACCTTGCACGTCAACGTGCGCTATGGCCGCGATCCGCACCACATCACGGAGGCCGAGTACAAGGCGGTGGCCCGTGCTCTGCGCCAGGCTACTGAGCGGGATCCGCGCGTGAACGGAGTTCCTTCGACGAAGGGAGCGCTCTAA
- a CDS encoding histidinol-phosphate transaminase, producing the protein MAELKDLPLREELRGSSAYGAPQLTVTNQLNTNENPYPPSEALVKDMVAAVEKHARELNRYPERDAVELRTALAEYVSEQTGVAVSVENVWAANGSNEVLQQLLQVFGGPGRSALGFTPSYSMHPILCAGTQTEFIACPRDADFRIDEKEALEAVAKHSPDVVFITTPNNPTGDVTPIDVVEKIVQAAPGIVIVDEAYMEFSPSPSATTLLEKYPTKLVVSRTMSKAFDFAGGRLGYFVADPAFVEAVMLVRLPYHLSVLSQIAATVALAHKEETLGTVAKLSAERDRVVAWLKELGYYVVPSESNFVSFGRFADQHAVWQGFLDRDVLIRDNGVPGLLRATIGLPEENDAFLSAAADLADTVEMTN; encoded by the coding sequence ATGGCTGAGTTGAAGGATCTTCCCCTCCGCGAAGAATTGCGCGGCTCCAGCGCCTATGGAGCCCCGCAGCTGACGGTGACCAACCAGCTCAACACCAACGAGAACCCCTATCCGCCCTCTGAGGCGCTGGTGAAGGACATGGTGGCGGCCGTCGAGAAGCACGCACGGGAGCTCAACCGCTACCCAGAGCGCGATGCCGTGGAGCTGCGCACGGCACTGGCCGAGTACGTCAGCGAGCAGACCGGGGTGGCTGTCAGCGTGGAGAACGTGTGGGCGGCCAATGGTTCCAATGAGGTTCTGCAGCAGCTGCTGCAGGTCTTTGGCGGGCCGGGGCGCAGCGCGCTGGGATTTACACCGAGCTATTCCATGCACCCCATCCTGTGCGCGGGCACCCAAACCGAATTCATCGCCTGCCCGCGCGATGCGGATTTCCGTATTGATGAAAAGGAGGCGTTGGAGGCCGTCGCCAAGCACAGCCCCGACGTTGTCTTCATCACCACCCCGAACAATCCCACCGGTGATGTCACCCCGATTGATGTGGTGGAGAAGATTGTGCAGGCCGCGCCGGGCATCGTCATCGTGGACGAGGCCTACATGGAATTCTCTCCTTCACCTTCTGCCACCACGCTGTTGGAGAAGTATCCGACCAAGCTCGTGGTCTCGCGCACGATGTCCAAGGCCTTCGACTTCGCCGGCGGACGTTTGGGTTATTTCGTGGCCGATCCGGCCTTCGTGGAAGCCGTCATGCTCGTTCGTTTGCCCTATCACCTGTCGGTTCTCTCCCAGATCGCGGCTACCGTTGCCCTTGCTCATAAGGAAGAGACTTTGGGAACCGTGGCCAAACTATCGGCGGAGCGGGACCGGGTTGTCGCATGGCTTAAGGAGCTTGGGTATTACGTCGTGCCGAGCGAATCCAACTTCGTGTCCTTCGGACGCTTTGCCGATCAGCACGCGGTGTGGCAAGGATTCCTGGACCGCGATGTCCTGATTCGTGATAACGGTGTACCGGGTCTCTTGCGCGCCACGATTGGTCTGCCTGAAGAGAATGATGCCTTCCTTTCGGCCGCGGCGGATTTGGCAGATACAGTAGAGATGACTAACTAA
- the hisD gene encoding histidinol dehydrogenase, whose amino-acid sequence MLRTIDLRGEELTTSRLRRVLPRGGTDVSSVMGTVIPMVEKVRKGGAAAALDFGEKFDGIRPAAVRVPKAELKKAAEELDSSVRAAIEESIARVRAVHADQKPASHTTTLAPGATVTEVFQPIERVGLYVPGGKAVYPSSVIMNAVPAQEAGAAAMVVASPPQKEFGGLPHPTVLATCHMLGVDDVWAVGGGQAIGLLAYGDDEPVTGEEALEPVDIITGPGNVFVAAAKRAVQGAVGIDAEAGPTEIAILADETANPVYVAYDLISQAEHDPMAASVLITDSEDFAAAVNAEVAQRFTATANAERAAEALRGEQSGIVVVDDLEAGIAVADAYAAEHLEVHTKNARAVAERIRHAGAIFVGEYSPVPLGDYSAGSNHVLPTSGTARFSAGLSTHTFLRPVNLIEYDRAALGEVAQNVIAFATAEDLPAHGEAIAARFADDTDTQKEEA is encoded by the coding sequence ATGCTACGAACCATCGACCTGCGTGGAGAGGAACTCACCACCTCCCGGTTGCGCCGAGTCTTGCCGCGAGGGGGAACGGATGTGTCCTCAGTGATGGGCACCGTCATCCCCATGGTGGAGAAGGTACGCAAGGGCGGTGCGGCCGCGGCCCTCGACTTCGGCGAAAAATTCGACGGAATCCGCCCCGCCGCGGTGCGAGTGCCTAAGGCGGAGCTGAAGAAGGCTGCCGAGGAGCTGGACTCGAGTGTGCGAGCAGCCATAGAAGAATCTATCGCGCGCGTGCGCGCCGTTCACGCTGATCAGAAGCCGGCTTCGCACACGACGACGCTGGCACCAGGCGCGACGGTCACCGAGGTCTTCCAGCCCATCGAGCGCGTAGGGCTTTACGTCCCGGGAGGCAAGGCGGTGTATCCGTCTTCCGTCATTATGAATGCCGTCCCCGCCCAAGAAGCGGGCGCTGCGGCGATGGTCGTGGCTTCTCCGCCACAGAAGGAATTCGGCGGACTGCCGCACCCGACGGTGCTGGCCACGTGCCACATGCTGGGCGTCGACGATGTCTGGGCCGTCGGCGGCGGGCAAGCCATCGGGCTTCTGGCCTACGGCGATGATGAACCTGTCACTGGTGAAGAAGCACTGGAGCCAGTCGATATCATCACCGGCCCCGGCAACGTCTTTGTCGCTGCCGCTAAGCGCGCGGTGCAGGGAGCGGTGGGCATTGATGCGGAAGCTGGTCCTACCGAGATCGCCATCCTGGCCGACGAGACCGCTAACCCCGTCTACGTGGCCTATGACCTCATTTCTCAGGCGGAGCACGATCCCATGGCTGCCTCCGTGCTCATCACCGATTCTGAGGACTTTGCCGCTGCCGTGAACGCGGAGGTAGCGCAGCGCTTTACCGCTACCGCTAACGCCGAGCGCGCGGCTGAGGCGCTGCGCGGCGAACAGTCCGGCATCGTCGTGGTCGATGACCTCGAAGCGGGTATCGCTGTTGCGGATGCCTATGCCGCTGAGCACTTGGAGGTACACACGAAGAATGCCCGGGCAGTTGCGGAGCGTATCCGCCACGCCGGCGCCATCTTTGTTGGTGAATACTCGCCCGTGCCGCTCGGTGATTACTCCGCCGGCTCCAACCACGTTTTGCCTACCTCGGGAACCGCGCGGTTTAGCGCCGGGCTGTCGACGCACACCTTCCTACGCCCGGTCAACCTCATCGAGTATGACCGCGCAGCACTCGGCGAGGTAGCACAGAATGTCATTGCCTTCGCCACTGCGGAAGACTTGCCCGCCCATGGTGAAGCAATTGCGGCACGATTCGCTGATGACACCGATACCCAGAAAGAAGAGGCTTAA
- a CDS encoding YbjN domain-containing protein: MSNGADGLDSQSPSSLLARVENLAHREGLDCIRVTAHELLFPHPPLGETRAFMDTEGEPILRFYTTHHGVLGFSDIPALSEFVNDWNHDCLSPHLILNYSAPTEVEVWGHSFLVVHQKPTTSQLSASVLPALHNAAACLEELADHFPVLTLPRPTTPEEQTELDGPVSTVDTARLGEILPTLGITRFQSDADEAVYAWINDVLFAFTIDSGPSLIIKGHWDPNLPGTEFSKIFLICNDWNRTNHSASAFCHSNIDGLQVRIDYAIMTGAGLSDAQLITALGRGIKHVLHGIDDISRDAVGSSPVAWP, encoded by the coding sequence ATGAGCAACGGCGCCGATGGTCTGGACAGCCAGTCTCCTTCCAGCCTGCTCGCCCGCGTCGAAAACCTCGCGCACCGCGAAGGCCTCGACTGCATTCGAGTCACCGCACACGAGCTCCTCTTCCCCCACCCACCGCTTGGGGAAACCCGCGCTTTCATGGACACCGAGGGCGAACCAATCCTGCGTTTCTACACCACGCACCACGGCGTTCTAGGTTTCAGCGACATTCCCGCTCTCAGTGAATTCGTCAATGACTGGAACCATGACTGCCTCTCGCCACACCTCATCCTCAACTATTCGGCACCTACCGAAGTAGAAGTGTGGGGGCATTCCTTCCTTGTGGTCCACCAGAAACCTACAACGTCCCAGCTTTCCGCTTCGGTTCTGCCAGCACTCCACAACGCCGCGGCCTGCCTCGAAGAACTGGCCGATCACTTCCCGGTCCTCACTTTGCCCCGGCCGACGACTCCGGAAGAGCAGACAGAACTAGACGGCCCCGTCTCCACCGTGGACACAGCCCGTCTTGGGGAGATCCTTCCTACCCTGGGGATAACGCGCTTCCAATCGGATGCCGACGAGGCCGTCTATGCCTGGATCAATGATGTCCTTTTTGCTTTCACCATCGATTCCGGCCCCAGCCTCATTATCAAAGGCCATTGGGATCCCAACCTGCCGGGCACTGAGTTCTCCAAAATCTTTCTCATTTGCAATGACTGGAACCGCACCAATCACTCGGCCTCAGCCTTCTGCCACTCAAACATTGATGGGCTGCAGGTGCGCATTGATTACGCGATCATGACGGGCGCCGGGCTTTCCGACGCCCAACTGATCACCGCCCTCGGCCGCGGCATCAAGCACGTCCTCCACGGGATCGATGACATCTCACGCGATGCGGTGGGCTCCTCCCCCGTCGCTTGGCCCTAG
- a CDS encoding TetR family transcriptional regulator — translation MHLSRDAIVSTALELLTQYGLADVTMRRVATNLGVAPGALYWHVTNKQSLIAAMTAEILAPVTGESTAELVSSLHRELQRWRDGAEVAIAGASFPESSASADLEKLFTKALQKEAPDASPEDRAVAARTLIHYTLGATFMEQSREQLSGAALGGTSPSTASTAPETTPVDATSVRAAELMVAGLRSLRSDHIHQN, via the coding sequence GTGCACCTTTCTCGCGACGCTATCGTTTCCACCGCCCTTGAGCTCTTGACCCAATACGGCCTTGCTGATGTCACTATGCGCCGAGTCGCCACGAATCTCGGAGTCGCCCCCGGCGCGCTGTACTGGCACGTGACCAACAAACAATCGCTGATCGCGGCCATGACCGCTGAAATACTCGCTCCCGTCACCGGGGAAAGCACGGCGGAGCTGGTCAGCTCGCTGCACCGTGAGCTGCAACGCTGGCGAGATGGCGCTGAAGTGGCCATCGCCGGAGCATCCTTCCCCGAATCCTCAGCGAGCGCCGACTTAGAAAAGCTATTCACCAAGGCACTGCAGAAGGAAGCACCCGATGCCTCGCCGGAGGATAGAGCCGTCGCCGCCCGCACTCTGATCCACTACACGCTGGGCGCCACTTTCATGGAGCAATCCCGCGAGCAGCTCAGTGGGGCGGCGCTAGGAGGGACGTCGCCAAGCACAGCGTCTACAGCTCCCGAGACCACGCCAGTGGACGCCACCTCGGTGCGCGCAGCAGAGCTGATGGTCGCCGGCTTAAGGTCACTGCGAAGCGATCACATACATCAGAATTGA